In Rutidosis leptorrhynchoides isolate AG116_Rl617_1_P2 chromosome 2, CSIRO_AGI_Rlap_v1, whole genome shotgun sequence, one genomic interval encodes:
- the LOC139892180 gene encoding uncharacterized protein, translating to MTTSDDEEINPVTMLLLDNNNNDTDTAQQHNGNKFELLPTPIQHQTYHLNSVSSAVVIRQLPSQGLSFQLWPAADTFVKLLDSYHESNADRFSGAVTSVNPRSRPIRILELGSGTGVVGIAAAAILGADVTVTDLHHVLPNLKFNVDVNSGALEPRGGEVHVAALSWGENDEMKVIGREFDLIIGSDVVYHDNLFDPLLETLKYLLLDNGNCNGVDGISNGNGGEGEKVFLMGHLRRWKKESGFFKKAKKYFKVELVHEDGPSSVSRTGVVVYRFARKDAVFR from the coding sequence ATGACCACCTCCGACGACGAAGAAATCAATCCGGTGACAATGCTTCTATTAGACAACAACAACAACGATACCGATACTGCTCAACAACATAACGGCAACAAATTCGAATTACTTCCTACACCGATTCAACACCAGACGTACCACCTCAATTCAGTCAGTTCCGCCGTCGTTATCCGTCAACTTCCGTCACAAGGTCTCTCATTCCAGCTCTGGCCAGCCGCCGATACTTTCGTCAAGCTTCTAGACTCTTATCACGAATCTAACGCCGATAGGTTCTCCGGCGCCGTTACTTCCGTCAACCCACGTTCACGACCGATTCGTATTTTAGAACTAGGTTCCGGCACCGGCGTCGTTGGGATCGCGGCAGCTGCCATACTCGGTGCTGACGTCACGGTAACGGATTTGCATCACGTGCTTCCGAATCTCAAGTTTAATGTCGACGTGAATTCCGGAGCGTTGGAGCCACGTGGCGGGGAAGTACACGTGGCGGCACTTAGTTGGGGTGAAAATGATGAAATGAAAGTGATTGGGAGGGAGTTTGACCTAATTATCGGTTCGGATGTAGTGTATCATGATAATTTGTTTGATCCGTTACTTGAGACGTTAAAATATCTTTTGTTAGATAACGGTAACTGTAACGGAGTTGACGGTATAAGTAACGGTAACGGAGGTGAGGGTGAGAAGGTGTTTTTGATGGGGCATTTGAGGAGGTGGAAAAAAGAATCTGGTTTTTTTAAGAAAGCAAAAAAGTATTTTAAAGTTGAATTGGTACATGAAGATGGTCCATCAAGTGTGTCTAGAACTGGTGTTGTTGTTTACCGTTTTGCTAGAAAAGATGCTGTTTTTAGATAA